In Halarcobacter bivalviorum, a genomic segment contains:
- a CDS encoding DNA-directed RNA polymerase subunit omega, with protein sequence MRLEERMAKALEKVNNDRYILSIAVGQRADELSKGAKPLLEKNTQNMKYTDIAIDEIAEGLLKIEGLVDKN encoded by the coding sequence ATGAGACTAGAAGAAAGAATGGCAAAAGCTTTAGAAAAAGTAAATAATGATAGATATATTTTATCTATTGCTGTTGGACAAAGAGCTGATGAATTAAGTAAAGGTGCAAAACCATTACTTGAAAAAAATACTCAAAATATGAAATATACTGATATTGCAATTGACGAGATTGCTGAAGGCCTACTAAAAATAGAAGGTTTAGTAGATAAAAATTAA
- the pdxA gene encoding 4-hydroxythreonine-4-phosphate dehydrogenase, with product MSLENKPKIAISIGDLNGIGIEIALLAHAKISKYCIPIYCINKSMLKEAAKLLNLQIPEDFQIHNIKGDFEIKPGIVTKKSGKFSYDSFCEAIDLASKNRVSSIVTLPVNKESWNKAGIKYKGHTEVLRDFFGKNAIMMLGCKKMFVSLFTEHCALKKVPKKINEKDLTTFLIDFQKSVNSNNIAVLGLNPHASDNGVLGDEEVEIFKAIKKANKILNENIFKGPLVPDTAFSPMSRKNYKYFVAMYHDQGLAPLKALYFDQSINVSLNLPIIRTSVDHGTAFDIAYKKDRKLNTKSYINAVKEAVNLYEKRK from the coding sequence ATGAGTTTAGAAAACAAACCTAAAATTGCCATCTCAATTGGCGATTTAAACGGTATTGGAATAGAAATTGCACTACTTGCACATGCAAAAATATCTAAATATTGTATTCCTATTTATTGTATAAATAAAAGTATGCTAAAAGAAGCTGCAAAGCTTTTAAATCTTCAAATTCCAGAAGATTTTCAAATTCATAATATAAAAGGTGATTTTGAAATAAAACCTGGAATAGTTACAAAAAAAAGTGGTAAATTCTCTTATGACTCTTTTTGTGAAGCAATTGATTTAGCTTCTAAAAACAGAGTTTCTTCAATAGTAACTCTGCCTGTAAATAAAGAGTCTTGGAATAAAGCAGGCATAAAATATAAAGGGCATACTGAAGTATTAAGAGACTTTTTTGGTAAAAATGCAATTATGATGTTAGGATGCAAAAAAATGTTTGTATCTTTATTCACAGAACACTGTGCTTTAAAAAAAGTTCCTAAAAAAATCAATGAAAAAGATTTAACCACTTTTCTAATAGATTTCCAAAAAAGTGTAAACTCAAATAATATTGCAGTATTAGGATTAAATCCTCATGCAAGTGACAATGGTGTTTTAGGAGATGAAGAAGTAGAGATTTTCAAAGCTATTAAAAAAGCAAATAAGATATTAAATGAAAATATTTTTAAAGGTCCTTTAGTTCCAGATACAGCTTTTTCTCCAATGTCAAGAAAAAACTACAAATATTTTGTAGCAATGTATCATGACCAAGGCTTAGCCCCTTTAAAAGCTTTATATTTTGACCAAAGTATAAATGTAAGTCTAAATCTTCCTATTATTAGAACTTCTGTAGACCATGGAACAGCTTTTGATATTGCATATAAAAAAGATAGAAAACTTAATACAAAAAGTTATATTAATGCAGTAAAAGAAGCTGTTAATTTATATGAAAAAAGAAAATGA
- a CDS encoding anthranilate synthase component I family protein, whose amino-acid sequence MQFYSKELFLDQFTPVSIYEKVKELYKDELTFLFESTINSSDGNYSFIFIGQRERVWHENNKTYFKNEEGKTKEVNSNPLKFLQKYYKQFDKSIYKQKARELGIGLIDGFIGNVGYDIGKEFEPKLKASMDNLVDQLNIPDLDLVRPKIILGFSHKTSKLVMITSLEEKKEDLEKIEEKLYSPYIYQPLKKAELLDEGKFNYTKEEFFEMVAKSKEMIRSGDVFQILMSNRFIQKAKVDHLSFYRALRSKNPSPYLFFLEFEKFCIAGSSPEVMIRLVDGHILLRPIAGTRKRGKNIDRDLELEQELLSDEKERAEHIMLIDLGRNDVGRVAKKGTVKVTDLMRVERYSHVMHIVSDVEAMIDDEKYDMFDLFAATFTAGTMTGAPKIRAMELIAQFEGIKRNFYSGSIAYFGFDGNMDSAITIRTTMLTEDKVIFQAGAGVVADSKPELEYLEVHNKLAANIATLKDLS is encoded by the coding sequence ATGCAATTTTATTCAAAAGAACTTTTTCTAGATCAATTCACACCTGTTTCGATCTATGAAAAAGTTAAAGAACTATATAAAGATGAACTTACTTTTCTTTTTGAAAGTACAATAAACTCTAGTGATGGGAACTACTCATTTATTTTTATTGGACAAAGAGAAAGGGTTTGGCATGAAAATAATAAAACCTATTTTAAGAATGAAGAGGGAAAGACAAAAGAAGTTAATTCAAATCCTTTAAAATTTTTACAAAAATATTATAAACAATTTGACAAATCAATTTACAAACAAAAAGCTAGAGAGTTAGGTATTGGCTTAATTGATGGTTTTATTGGAAATGTTGGTTATGATATTGGAAAAGAGTTTGAACCAAAACTAAAAGCTTCAATGGATAATTTAGTTGACCAATTAAACATTCCTGATTTAGACCTAGTTAGACCTAAAATTATTTTAGGATTTTCACATAAAACTTCAAAATTAGTAATGATAACTTCTTTAGAAGAGAAAAAAGAAGATTTAGAAAAAATAGAAGAGAAGTTATACTCTCCTTATATTTATCAACCACTAAAAAAAGCAGAACTTTTAGATGAAGGTAAATTTAATTACACAAAAGAAGAGTTCTTTGAAATGGTTGCAAAATCTAAAGAGATGATTAGATCAGGAGATGTTTTTCAAATACTTATGTCTAATAGATTTATTCAAAAAGCTAAAGTTGACCATTTAAGTTTTTATAGAGCCTTAAGAAGTAAAAATCCTAGTCCATACCTATTTTTCTTAGAGTTTGAAAAGTTTTGTATTGCAGGAAGTTCTCCTGAAGTAATGATAAGACTTGTAGATGGACATATCCTCTTAAGACCAATTGCTGGTACAAGAAAAAGAGGAAAAAATATTGATAGAGATTTAGAGCTTGAACAAGAACTACTAAGTGATGAAAAAGAGAGAGCTGAGCATATTATGCTTATTGACCTTGGAAGAAATGATGTGGGAAGAGTTGCAAAAAAAGGAACAGTAAAAGTTACTGACCTTATGAGAGTTGAAAGATATTCTCATGTTATGCATATTGTATCCGATGTTGAAGCTATGATTGATGATGAAAAATATGATATGTTTGACCTTTTTGCTGCAACTTTTACAGCAGGAACAATGACAGGTGCTCCCAAAATTCGTGCGATGGAATTAATTGCCCAATTTGAAGGAATAAAAAGAAACTTCTACTCTGGAAGTATTGCATATTTTGGTTTTGATGGAAATATGGATTCAGCAATTACTATTAGAACAACAATGCTTACAGAAGATAAAGTTATCTTCCAAGCAGGGGCTGGAGTAGTAGCTGATTCAAAGCCTGAACTAGAGTATTTAGAAGTTCATAATAAACTTGCTGCAAATATTGCAACACTAAAAGATTTATCATAA
- a CDS encoding serine hydroxymethyltransferase yields the protein MSYVTEARLEQADKEIYDIIEAELERQTTHLEMIASENFTSAAVMEAMGSVFTNKYAEGYPYKRYYGGCEFADKAEQLAIDRACEIFGCSYANVQPHSGSQANGAVYAALLQAGDKILGMDLSHGGHLTHGSKPSFSGKNYQAFYYGVELDGRINYDRVLDIAKIVQPKIIVCGASAYAREIDFKRFKEIADEVGAILFADIAHIAGLVAAGEHQSPFPYADVVTTTTHKTLRGPRGGMIMTNDEEIAKKINSAIFPGLQGGPLVHVIAAKAVAFKEILDPSWKEYAKQVKANAKKLGEVLVSRGYDIVSGGTDNHLVLVSFLNKDFSGKDADAALQNAGITVNKNTVPGETRSPFVTSGVRIGSPALTARGMKEKEFEFIANKIADILDDINNTDLQEQIKLELKDLANNFVIYNQSTY from the coding sequence ATGAGCTACGTAACAGAGGCAAGATTAGAGCAAGCAGATAAAGAGATCTATGATATCATAGAAGCAGAGTTAGAGAGACAAACAACACACTTAGAGATGATAGCCAGTGAGAACTTCACAAGTGCAGCAGTAATGGAAGCAATGGGTTCTGTATTTACAAACAAATATGCAGAAGGTTATCCATATAAAAGATATTATGGTGGATGTGAGTTTGCTGACAAAGCAGAGCAATTAGCTATAGATAGAGCTTGTGAAATTTTTGGATGTTCTTATGCAAATGTTCAACCACATTCAGGAAGCCAAGCTAATGGTGCAGTATATGCAGCATTATTACAAGCAGGAGATAAAATTTTAGGTATGGATTTATCTCATGGTGGACACTTAACTCATGGTTCAAAACCATCATTTTCAGGGAAAAACTATCAAGCCTTCTATTATGGAGTAGAACTAGATGGTAGAATTAACTATGATAGAGTATTAGATATTGCAAAAATCGTACAACCAAAAATCATAGTATGTGGTGCTTCAGCATATGCAAGAGAGATTGATTTTAAAAGATTTAAAGAGATAGCTGATGAAGTAGGAGCTATTTTATTTGCAGATATTGCACACATTGCAGGATTAGTAGCAGCAGGAGAGCACCAATCTCCATTTCCATATGCAGATGTTGTAACAACTACAACTCATAAGACTTTAAGAGGTCCAAGAGGTGGTATGATTATGACAAATGATGAAGAGATTGCAAAGAAAATCAATTCAGCTATTTTCCCAGGATTACAAGGTGGACCATTAGTACATGTAATAGCAGCAAAAGCAGTAGCATTTAAAGAGATTTTAGATCCATCATGGAAAGAGTATGCAAAACAAGTAAAAGCAAATGCAAAAAAACTAGGAGAGGTATTAGTTTCAAGAGGATATGATATTGTATCAGGTGGAACAGATAATCACTTAGTATTAGTAAGCTTTTTAAATAAAGATTTTTCAGGGAAAGATGCAGATGCAGCATTACAAAATGCAGGTATTACAGTAAATAAGAATACAGTACCAGGTGAGACAAGATCTCCATTTGTTACAAGTGGTGTAAGAATTGGTTCTCCTGCATTAACTGCACGTGGAATGAAAGAGAAAGAGTTCGAATTCATTGCAAATAAGATTGCTGATATTTTAGATGATATTAATAATACTGATTTACAAGAGCAAATCAAGTTAGAGCTTAAAGATTTAGCTAATAACTTTGTTATCTATAACCAGTCGACTTACTAA
- a CDS encoding SPOR domain-containing protein, which yields MEIKGEDFIKKVQLKQEETEIEQRLNEIKSAQAIYQEQQNHQEQPEPRLNPDLDKEIRMQEEQEYSDIMLGKATSSSTNNENKKKYLVLGLVLVILFLLTIIIIRLLTNDSTENESFSKAGKENTQTIIEDENIEEQYQKIINEKLKNIQEENQKEPASEVADPKLDLQKIEEKEKVVEQKVEKTEPDVFNVTKETKPEPKPVVKKPEPKPVVKKEEPKPVVKKTTPKKEVTPTVTQKPVGTYVQVGAFSKMPNDKYLTTITQKGFKYKIYKVSINNKMFHKVLIGPYNSRGQAKLAIDNIKKELNISGAFILTF from the coding sequence ATGGAAATTAAAGGCGAAGATTTTATAAAAAAAGTTCAGTTAAAACAAGAAGAAACTGAGATTGAACAAAGATTAAATGAAATTAAAAGTGCACAAGCTATTTATCAAGAACAACAAAATCATCAGGAACAACCAGAGCCTAGATTAAATCCTGATTTAGATAAAGAGATTAGAATGCAAGAAGAACAAGAATATAGCGATATTATGCTAGGAAAAGCTACTTCTTCAAGTACAAATAATGAAAACAAAAAGAAGTATTTAGTATTAGGTCTAGTTCTAGTAATTTTATTTTTACTTACAATTATAATTATTCGTCTTTTAACAAATGATTCAACTGAAAATGAGTCTTTTTCTAAAGCAGGAAAAGAGAATACTCAAACTATTATCGAAGATGAGAATATTGAAGAGCAATATCAAAAAATCATCAATGAGAAATTAAAGAATATTCAAGAAGAGAATCAAAAAGAGCCAGCTTCTGAAGTAGCTGATCCAAAACTTGATCTTCAAAAAATTGAAGAAAAAGAAAAGGTTGTTGAACAAAAAGTTGAAAAAACAGAACCAGATGTTTTCAATGTAACTAAAGAGACAAAACCAGAGCCTAAACCTGTAGTTAAAAAACCTGAGCCAAAACCAGTTGTTAAAAAAGAAGAACCTAAGCCTGTTGTAAAAAAGACAACTCCTAAAAAAGAAGTAACTCCAACTGTTACACAAAAACCAGTGGGAACTTATGTTCAAGTTGGTGCTTTTTCTAAAATGCCAAATGACAAATATTTAACAACAATTACTCAAAAAGGTTTCAAATATAAAATCTATAAAGTTTCAATAAACAATAAAATGTTCCATAAAGTTTTAATTGGTCCTTATAACTCAAGAGGTCAGGCAAAACTTGCGATAGACAATATTAAAAAAGAACTTAATATTTCTGGGGCATTTATTTTAACATTCTAA
- a CDS encoding pyridoxine 5'-phosphate synthase, with amino-acid sequence MLLGVNIDHIAVLREARKINDPNPLDALGICKVAGADQITIHLREDRRHIHDNDAKAIIKHSSLPVNLECSIDEEIIDIVCELKPARATLVPEKREEVTTEGGLNLDANFEKIKNAIKKLHDNEIEVSLFIDPTKEMIELSSKLKVEWIELHTGTFANIYAMLHSNLSQTHHTIEEFELPKKVLKDLLHKSRKEIKKGASLAQELNLKVAAGHGLNYQNVGLISSIKAIEELNIGQSIIARSVFTGLEKAIKDMKELL; translated from the coding sequence ATGTTATTAGGTGTAAATATTGACCATATTGCTGTTTTAAGAGAAGCTAGAAAAATAAATGACCCAAACCCTTTAGATGCTTTAGGAATTTGTAAAGTTGCAGGTGCAGACCAGATTACTATTCACCTAAGAGAAGATAGAAGACATATCCATGATAATGATGCAAAAGCAATTATTAAACATAGCTCTTTACCAGTAAACTTAGAGTGTTCAATTGATGAAGAGATTATTGATATAGTTTGTGAGCTAAAACCTGCGAGAGCAACACTTGTTCCTGAAAAAAGAGAAGAAGTTACAACAGAGGGTGGCTTAAATTTAGATGCAAACTTTGAGAAAATCAAAAATGCAATTAAAAAACTACATGATAATGAAATTGAAGTATCTTTATTTATTGACCCAACAAAAGAGATGATTGAATTAAGTTCAAAACTAAAAGTTGAATGGATTGAATTACATACTGGAACTTTTGCAAATATCTATGCAATGCTTCATAGTAATTTAAGTCAAACACATCATACAATTGAAGAGTTTGAACTTCCTAAAAAAGTATTAAAAGACTTATTACATAAAAGTAGAAAAGAGATTAAAAAAGGTGCTTCTTTAGCACAAGAATTAAATCTTAAAGTTGCTGCAGGTCATGGTTTAAATTACCAAAACGTAGGACTAATTTCATCTATAAAAGCAATTGAAGAATTAAATATAGGACAAAGTATTATTGCTAGATCTGTGTTTACAGGTTTAGAAAAAGCAATAAAAGATATGAAAGAACTGTTATGA
- a CDS encoding AAA family ATPase, which translates to MNTLEYCHEFELSKINFKERKTRITHPKTIISGPLRSGKTFLIFDYLSNFETKEFLYIDFNDIRNSKEIIEKNLEEYIFRNNIKVLILENFDFSFKIPYCESVIISTYEKKELKGYKNLFLTPLDFEEYLLHENKNQNITQSFNTFLKHGNLPQSVNLPEYKVYYELQNILKLYAYDITTEKILKILFENIDEKKSLNQLFINLKQEIKISKDKFYAMCKKFEDEKIIYFIKKFNQDKATKKIYSYNSAFLNSITHKKKFKNELTNIIFQELLNQKDDIFYLDYIDFYLPNKNIAICSIPFFNSMLMASQLKKVLKTAHEYKIKNIYIITVSNNEFIKKESLQINVLPFYEWALS; encoded by the coding sequence ATGAATACTTTAGAGTATTGTCATGAATTTGAACTTTCAAAAATAAACTTTAAAGAGAGAAAAACTAGGATAACTCATCCAAAAACAATTATTTCAGGCCCTTTGAGGTCTGGAAAAACCTTCTTAATTTTTGATTATCTCTCAAACTTTGAGACAAAAGAGTTTTTATATATTGATTTTAATGATATTAGAAACTCTAAAGAGATTATTGAAAAAAATCTTGAAGAATACATATTTAGAAATAATATAAAAGTACTAATACTTGAAAATTTTGATTTCTCATTTAAAATACCCTATTGTGAAAGTGTTATTATCTCTACTTATGAAAAAAAAGAGTTAAAAGGTTATAAAAATCTCTTTCTTACTCCTTTAGATTTTGAAGAATATTTATTACATGAAAATAAAAATCAAAATATTACTCAAAGTTTCAATACCTTTTTAAAACATGGAAATCTTCCACAATCTGTTAACTTACCTGAATATAAAGTCTATTATGAGCTACAAAATATTTTAAAACTCTATGCTTATGATATAACAACAGAAAAGATTTTAAAAATATTATTTGAAAATATTGATGAAAAAAAATCCTTAAATCAACTTTTTATTAATCTAAAACAAGAGATAAAAATCTCAAAAGATAAGTTTTATGCTATGTGCAAAAAATTTGAAGATGAAAAAATTATTTATTTTATAAAAAAATTTAATCAAGATAAAGCTACTAAAAAAATATACTCTTATAATTCAGCTTTTTTAAACTCAATTACCCATAAGAAAAAATTTAAAAATGAATTAACAAATATTATTTTTCAAGAGTTATTAAATCAAAAAGATGACATATTTTATCTAGATTATATTGATTTTTATTTACCAAACAAAAATATAGCAATCTGCTCTATACCTTTTTTTAACTCAATGCTAATGGCAAGTCAACTAAAAAAAGTATTAAAAACTGCACATGAATACAAAATCAAAAATATCTATATTATTACTGTTTCAAATAATGAATTTATAAAAAAAGAGTCCTTACAAATTAATGTTTTACCATTTTATGAATGGGCATTAAGTTAA
- the lysS gene encoding lysine--tRNA ligase: MLFENKYIQQRIEKANVLRELGVNPYANNSARNTTISKYLNVNTDIFQKEDKRDEKRHYTVAGRIKFFRLMGKASFLKIEDESGILQVYVARDNLPEGFYNDVFKKNIEVGDIIEVTGYPFITGKGELSLHVHALKILTKAISPLPEKYHGIQDKELRYRQRYLDLIMNSQVRKTFHIRSKVISLTRRFFEDKGFLEVETPMMHPIPGGANAKPFVTHHNALGVDRFLRIAPELYLKRLIVGGFEAVFEINRNFRNEGMDATHNPEFTSIEFYWAYKTYKDLIEITKEYFEYLFEHLDLPMTLPYGDVEIDFTKFSEVPLIESLTTIGGVPADITEDKDKIIAFMKEKNLEVNEAMNLGQLQGELFDEYVEDKLINPTFITEYPVEISPLARRSDEKPHLTDRFELFIAGKEIANAFSELNDPLDQLERFEGQIAAKDAGDDEAHEMDEDFVNALSYGMAPCAGQGIGIDRLVMMLTNEHSIRDVLLFPAMKPIKHEIDLHADEEDEK, encoded by the coding sequence ATATTGTTTGAAAATAAATATATACAACAAAGAATAGAAAAAGCGAATGTTTTAAGAGAATTAGGTGTAAACCCATATGCAAATAATAGTGCTAGAAATACTACAATTAGTAAATATTTAAATGTTAATACAGATATTTTCCAAAAAGAAGACAAAAGAGATGAAAAAAGGCACTATACAGTAGCTGGAAGAATTAAATTCTTTAGACTTATGGGAAAAGCATCTTTTTTAAAAATTGAAGATGAAAGTGGAATTTTACAAGTTTATGTAGCAAGAGACAACTTACCTGAAGGTTTTTATAATGATGTTTTCAAGAAAAATATTGAAGTTGGAGATATTATTGAAGTAACTGGATACCCTTTTATTACTGGAAAAGGTGAATTATCTCTACATGTACATGCCTTAAAAATATTAACTAAAGCTATCTCTCCACTACCAGAAAAATACCACGGTATTCAGGATAAAGAGTTAAGATATAGACAAAGATATTTAGATTTAATTATGAACTCACAAGTTAGAAAAACTTTTCATATTAGATCAAAAGTTATCTCTTTAACAAGAAGATTTTTTGAAGATAAAGGTTTCTTAGAAGTTGAAACTCCAATGATGCACCCAATTCCTGGTGGAGCAAATGCTAAACCATTTGTTACTCATCACAATGCTTTAGGTGTAGATAGATTTTTAAGAATTGCACCTGAATTATATTTAAAAAGATTAATTGTTGGTGGATTTGAAGCAGTATTTGAAATTAATAGAAATTTTAGAAATGAAGGTATGGATGCAACTCACAACCCTGAGTTTACTTCAATTGAGTTTTATTGGGCATATAAAACTTATAAAGATTTAATTGAAATTACTAAAGAGTATTTTGAATATCTTTTTGAGCATTTAGATTTACCTATGACTCTTCCATATGGAGATGTTGAAATTGACTTTACTAAATTTTCTGAAGTTCCATTAATTGAATCACTTACTACAATTGGTGGTGTTCCAGCTGATATTACTGAAGACAAAGATAAAATTATTGCTTTCATGAAAGAGAAAAACCTAGAAGTAAATGAAGCTATGAATTTAGGTCAATTACAAGGTGAGTTATTTGATGAGTATGTAGAAGATAAACTTATCAACCCTACATTTATTACTGAGTATCCAGTTGAAATTTCACCATTAGCTAGAAGAAGTGATGAAAAACCTCACTTAACTGATAGATTTGAATTATTTATTGCAGGTAAAGAGATTGCAAATGCTTTCTCAGAACTTAACGATCCACTTGACCAACTTGAAAGATTTGAAGGTCAAATTGCAGCTAAAGATGCAGGAGATGATGAAGCACATGAGATGGATGAAGATTTTGTAAATGCGTTATCTTATGGTATGGCACCTTGTGCAGGTCAAGGTATTGGTATTGATAGACTTGTAATGATGTTAACAAATGAACACTCTATTAGAGATGTATTACTATTCCCAGCAATGAAACCAATCAAACATGAGATTGATTTACATGCTGATGAAGAAGATGAAAAATAG
- the pyrH gene encoding UMP kinase — translation MNKRVLVKFSGEALAGADGYGIDTQILDYIANEIKELVNNNIEVGIVIGGGNIIRGVTAAADGVIKRTSADYMGMLATVINGVAMQEALEHKGLSARLQTAIKMEQIAEPFIVRKAQRHLEKGRVVIFSAGTGNPYFTTDTAATLRATEIDAAMLIKATKVDGVYDKDPMKYEDAVKLDTITYDKALEDHIKVMDDTAIALAKDNKLPIVVANMNEKGNLLKIIQGDYSKCSIVK, via the coding sequence ATGAACAAAAGAGTACTTGTAAAGTTTTCAGGTGAAGCACTTGCTGGTGCTGATGGATATGGTATTGACACTCAAATTTTAGATTATATTGCAAATGAAATTAAAGAGTTAGTTAATAATAACATCGAAGTTGGGATAGTTATTGGTGGTGGAAATATTATAAGAGGTGTTACTGCTGCAGCTGATGGTGTTATTAAAAGAACAAGTGCTGACTATATGGGTATGTTAGCAACTGTAATCAATGGTGTTGCTATGCAAGAAGCTTTAGAACACAAAGGTTTAAGTGCAAGACTTCAAACTGCAATTAAAATGGAGCAAATTGCTGAACCATTTATTGTAAGAAAAGCACAAAGACACTTAGAAAAAGGTAGAGTTGTAATTTTCTCTGCTGGAACAGGAAACCCTTATTTCACAACAGATACTGCTGCTACTTTAAGAGCAACAGAAATTGATGCTGCAATGTTAATTAAAGCAACAAAAGTTGATGGTGTATATGATAAAGATCCAATGAAATATGAAGATGCAGTAAAACTTGATACAATAACTTATGATAAAGCATTAGAAGATCATATCAAAGTTATGGATGATACAGCTATTGCATTAGCAAAAGATAATAAACTTCCAATAGTAGTTGCAAATATGAATGAAAAAGGAAATCTTTTAAAGATTATCCAAGGTGACTACTCAAAATGTTCAATTGTTAAATAA